One region of Saprospiraceae bacterium genomic DNA includes:
- a CDS encoding type 1 glutamine amidotransferase domain-containing protein, which translates to MSANINIARPKKIALIAANASVSKQTGWPIGFWWAELTHPYWEFTENGYTVDIFSPEGGALQADGFSDPEDASGYSAHDILSLGFKKSAQHAALLQQTRPISAIRVEDYDAVFLTGGQSPMYTFIDNEALHRLVVEFYEKEKVLGIVCHATCVLLKAKTADGKLLVDGKTWTGFADSEEQYADNFVGQRIQPFWIEAEAKKLPNTNFITGGMFKPFAVRDGRLITGQQQFSGAAAAKMVVEALGV; encoded by the coding sequence ATGAGCGCCAATATCAACATTGCCCGCCCCAAAAAAATCGCCCTCATTGCCGCCAACGCCTCGGTGAGCAAGCAAACCGGATGGCCCATCGGCTTCTGGTGGGCCGAACTCACGCACCCCTACTGGGAATTCACCGAGAACGGCTACACGGTGGACATCTTCTCGCCCGAAGGCGGCGCCCTGCAAGCCGACGGCTTCAGCGACCCGGAGGACGCGAGCGGCTACTCGGCCCACGACATCCTTTCGCTGGGCTTCAAAAAATCTGCCCAACACGCCGCCCTGCTCCAGCAGACCCGCCCCATCTCGGCCATTCGGGTCGAGGACTATGACGCGGTGTTTCTCACCGGCGGCCAATCGCCCATGTACACTTTCATTGACAACGAAGCCCTGCACCGCCTCGTCGTGGAGTTCTACGAAAAAGAAAAGGTGCTGGGCATCGTGTGTCACGCAACTTGTGTGCTCCTGAAAGCCAAAACCGCCGATGGCAAGCTGCTCGTGGACGGCAAGACCTGGACGGGCTTCGCCGACAGCGAGGAACAGTACGCCGACAATTTCGTCGGCCAACGCATCCAGCCATTTTGGATTGAGGCGGAGGCAAAAAAACTGCCCAACACCAATTTCATCACAGGCGGCATGTTCAAGCCCTTTGCCGTGCGCGACGGGCGGCTCATCACGGGCCAGCAGCAATTCAGCGGCGCGGCAGCGGCCAAGATGGTGGTGGAAGCACTCGGAGTGTAA
- a CDS encoding formylglycine-generating enzyme family protein, with amino-acid sequence MAAQQFNFFLSQVPFMEAATLAAAEEYRLAQGRLGGLFSVDSLLLNLSKSENRSASLTALHGHGICQFYFHQYARIPGSLDSALLAYHDILRRTDSLYFDTLSTMPVNLQTLLAAENAIELAASIVLRGQMLDAATNGYLPEGIYQRAVVSAEGLPYGYLLNNGQFRVDLPGSWKAPVRLFVRAPGYRPAEMTVLPQDFDKAIVVRLVADTVTAAVQDPPPSTQNTAQILADINRSMVRIQGGTFTMGCLDEKRDGSCADTEKPYRDVTLGDYYIGATEVTIEQYLIFCDETKTHYPEWLEPGNEYNIETGTNDYYKRRGMSRENKKHPITGVSWNDAVAYCEWLSKKTGQPYRLPTEAEWEYAARGGIAWKDGLQYAGSNNIDEVAWYEGNSGSQTHPVAGKKPNQRGLYDMSGNVWEWCQDVWHDNYQGAPLDGRAWMDGGSSGTAVLRGGLWGNVGSNCRPASRIWDLRDGRDRDFGFRLARAASAGGR; translated from the coding sequence ATGGCCGCCCAGCAGTTCAACTTTTTCCTGTCGCAAGTGCCGTTCATGGAAGCCGCCACGCTGGCCGCCGCAGAAGAATATCGCCTCGCCCAAGGGCGCTTGGGCGGCCTCTTCTCGGTGGACTCCCTGTTGCTCAACCTCTCAAAATCCGAAAACCGCTCCGCCAGCCTCACAGCCCTGCACGGTCACGGCATCTGCCAGTTCTATTTCCACCAATACGCCCGCATACCCGGCTCGCTCGACTCCGCTCTATTGGCTTACCACGACATCCTGCGCCGCACCGACTCGCTCTACTTCGACACCCTCTCCACCATGCCCGTGAACCTCCAAACGCTGCTGGCCGCAGAAAATGCCATTGAACTGGCGGCCAGCATAGTGCTGCGCGGGCAAATGCTGGACGCGGCCACCAACGGCTACCTGCCCGAGGGCATCTACCAGCGGGCGGTCGTAAGCGCCGAAGGGTTGCCTTATGGCTACTTGCTGAATAACGGACAATTCCGCGTGGACTTGCCGGGCAGTTGGAAAGCACCCGTCCGGTTGTTCGTGCGGGCACCCGGCTACCGACCTGCCGAAATGACCGTGCTGCCCCAGGATTTTGATAAAGCCATAGTGGTGCGTTTGGTGGCTGATACGGTGACCGCCGCCGTGCAAGACCCGCCCCCATCCACGCAAAACACTGCCCAAATCCTCGCCGACATCAACCGCTCCATGGTGCGCATACAGGGCGGCACTTTCACCATGGGCTGCCTCGACGAAAAACGCGATGGAAGCTGCGCCGATACCGAAAAACCCTACCGCGACGTCACCCTCGGCGACTACTACATCGGCGCGACGGAGGTGACTATCGAACAGTACCTGATTTTTTGCGACGAAACCAAAACGCATTACCCCGAATGGCTGGAGCCGGGAAACGAGTACAACATAGAGACGGGGACAAATGATTATTACAAACGAAGGGGTATGAGCCGCGAGAATAAAAAACACCCCATCACGGGCGTTTCGTGGAACGATGCTGTGGCCTATTGCGAGTGGCTCTCGAAAAAAACCGGCCAACCATACCGCCTGCCCACCGAAGCCGAATGGGAATATGCGGCCCGGGGCGGCATCGCGTGGAAAGACGGCCTTCAATACGCGGGCAGCAACAACATAGATGAGGTGGCTTGGTACGAGGGCAACTCGGGCAGCCAGACGCACCCCGTGGCGGGTAAAAAGCCCAATCAGCGCGGCCTCTACGACATGAGCGGCAACGTGTGGGAGTGGTGTCAGGATGTCTGGCACGACAATTATCAGGGCGCCCCCTTGGACGGCCGCGCTTGGATGGATGGCGGCAGCAGTGGCACCGCCGTGTTGCGCGGCGGCTTGTGGGGCAACGTTGGTTCGAATTGTCGCCCGGCCTCTCGCATCTGGGATCTACGGGACGGCAGGGACCGCGACTTCGGGTTCCGCTTGGCCAGGGCGGCCTCGGCGGGGGGGCGGTAA
- a CDS encoding DUF1211 domain-containing protein encodes MNKNRIEAFSDGVIAIIITVMVFDLKIPEIAGDFSEKHSWLALGALLPKLGAYAMSFVVLGIMWLNHHIMFDQIRHSTSKLVWYNSHLLFWMSLIPLPTAFLALHPLMPQACMFYGIVLGGSALAFTLLRKYATTTALMPHHHRYHTSNRVATALYFSAAPLAFVSPYLSYLIFFAIPIWYFWPDKLHRPD; translated from the coding sequence ATGAACAAAAACCGCATCGAGGCATTCAGCGACGGAGTCATTGCCATCATCATCACCGTCATGGTGTTCGATTTGAAAATCCCGGAAATCGCGGGAGATTTCTCGGAAAAACACTCGTGGCTGGCGCTTGGCGCTTTGCTGCCCAAATTGGGTGCCTACGCGATGAGTTTTGTGGTGCTCGGCATCATGTGGCTCAATCACCACATCATGTTCGACCAAATCCGGCACAGCACTTCCAAGCTGGTTTGGTACAACAGCCACTTGTTGTTCTGGATGTCGCTCATTCCGTTGCCGACGGCATTTTTGGCCTTGCATCCGCTGATGCCGCAAGCCTGTATGTTTTACGGCATCGTGCTGGGCGGGTCAGCCCTCGCATTCACCTTGCTGCGCAAGTACGCCACCACCACCGCACTCATGCCCCACCACCACCGCTACCACACCAGCAACCGCGTTGCCACGGCGCTTTATTTTTCGGCAGCGCCATTAGCCTTCGTCTCGCCTTATTTGTCTTACCTGATTTTCTTCGCTATCCCAATCTGGTATTTTTGGCCAGACAAATTACATAGGCCTGATTGA
- the tnpA gene encoding IS200/IS605 family transposase: MADVFSQIYIQTVFAVKNRQALIRPEWEEELYEYTTGIVQNRGNKMLAINGMPDHIHIFIGLKPSETISELVREIKISTNDFIKEYHSSKHKFDWQAGYGAFSYSRSHRDAVCKYILNQKEHHRKKTFEEEFMKMVADFEIEIGKKQMFDFFIPDES, from the coding sequence ATGGCAGATGTTTTTTCTCAAATCTATATCCAAACCGTGTTTGCCGTCAAAAACCGGCAAGCCCTCATCCGTCCAGAGTGGGAAGAAGAACTCTACGAATACACCACAGGAATCGTTCAAAATCGTGGAAACAAAATGCTGGCCATCAATGGTATGCCCGACCATATTCACATATTCATCGGCCTGAAACCCTCGGAAACCATATCCGAGTTGGTGCGGGAAATAAAGATTTCCACCAATGATTTTATCAAGGAGTATCATTCGTCAAAACATAAATTTGATTGGCAAGCAGGATATGGAGCGTTTTCGTATAGCCGCTCTCATCGTGATGCCGTGTGCAAATACATTTTGAACCAGAAAGAACATCACCGCAAAAAGACATTTGAAGAAGAATTTATGAAAATGGTCGCCGATTTTGAGATCGAAATCGGGAAGAAGCAAATGTTTGATTTTTTTATACCGGATGAATCGTAG
- a CDS encoding NAD(P)-binding domain-containing protein, protein MHIAIIGTGNVGGALAQNWAKAGHTIHLGIRDLNNFKGKELLDLPNITAHTIADAVAASEVVLIAATPPAIFSVVEQMGKVEGKVIIDAMNSVRGGPEPYANTFEALKDLAKGAHLIKCFNTTGFENMRDPKYPGGALDMFMAGSSEKGKQVARQLALDAGFAECYDFGGDDKAALLEQFALAWINLAIMQGQGRGIGFKVLRR, encoded by the coding sequence ATGCACATCGCCATCATCGGAACCGGCAACGTCGGCGGCGCGCTCGCCCAAAATTGGGCCAAAGCTGGCCACACCATTCACCTCGGCATCCGCGACTTGAACAATTTTAAAGGAAAAGAACTCCTCGACTTGCCCAACATCACGGCGCACACCATCGCCGATGCGGTGGCGGCTTCGGAAGTCGTGCTCATCGCAGCCACACCGCCAGCCATTTTTTCAGTCGTGGAACAAATGGGCAAGGTGGAAGGCAAAGTCATCATTGATGCCATGAACTCCGTCAGGGGAGGCCCCGAACCTTACGCCAACACCTTCGAGGCGCTGAAAGACCTGGCCAAAGGCGCACATCTCATCAAGTGTTTCAACACAACGGGCTTTGAGAATATGCGCGACCCCAAGTATCCCGGCGGGGCGCTCGATATGTTCATGGCAGGCAGTTCCGAAAAAGGCAAACAAGTCGCCCGCCAGTTGGCGCTCGACGCGGGTTTTGCCGAATGTTACGACTTCGGCGGCGACGACAAGGCGGCGCTGCTGGAACAATTCGCGTTGGCTTGGATAAACCTCGCCATCATGCAAGGGCAAGGGCGGGGCATTGGCTTCAAGGTATTGCGGCGTTGA
- a CDS encoding PQQ-binding-like beta-propeller repeat protein gives MRTILFLLGMSALLCCGKKQVEKPVLIWRSSPFGKVQIETIYPIFHDNKIMVTHSTEHAPFTICALSTKDGHIIWQYQDTAVNPNVLYYNLRAYQDGSTLLIPMGNRLMAFDMQNGKKLWENTMHDAAEDFIEGIGSLAFRIYYDLVEPKAYLYCIDTKRGDASLFQVFEIEQGHKAFYRTPRPLIGQRGDTCLVFTSIFQNLQSKETFAGLNWMDYQSKSITQRDTIYPINYQGEGVTKQPLLDPAGKQLYFVANNELVCYHAWTRKELWRTEMPRDMLTSFPVADRKRVYFACEDGKVYAVDKNNGNILWSTHVSGTPSRIYDDGQSLHVIGGSDGIWHILDKDTGIETFQTESPNRVNYPSIFFRRAFSVCPDKNAAICTDGKDFFYYQW, from the coding sequence ATGAGAACCATACTTTTTTTGCTTGGAATGTCTGCCTTGCTATGCTGTGGCAAAAAACAAGTTGAAAAACCCGTACTGATTTGGCGAAGCTCGCCCTTCGGGAAAGTCCAGATTGAAACAATTTACCCCATTTTTCATGACAATAAAATAATGGTCACGCATAGCACGGAACACGCCCCGTTCACCATTTGCGCCTTGTCAACAAAGGACGGACACATCATCTGGCAGTATCAAGATACCGCCGTCAACCCAAACGTGCTTTACTATAACCTCAGAGCGTATCAAGACGGCAGCACCCTGCTTATCCCTATGGGCAACCGCTTGATGGCATTTGATATGCAGAACGGCAAAAAACTGTGGGAAAACACCATGCACGACGCTGCGGAAGATTTTATAGAAGGCATTGGCTCGCTTGCTTTCCGCATCTACTACGACTTGGTTGAGCCTAAAGCATATTTATATTGCATTGACACAAAAAGAGGCGATGCTTCCCTGTTTCAAGTTTTTGAAATCGAACAGGGCCACAAGGCATTTTATCGAACCCCACGCCCACTAATCGGTCAACGCGGCGATACCTGCCTCGTTTTCACCAGTATTTTTCAAAACCTACAATCAAAGGAAACATTCGCTGGTCTTAATTGGATGGACTATCAGAGCAAGTCAATCACTCAACGCGACACTATCTATCCAATCAATTATCAAGGTGAAGGTGTTACTAAACAGCCATTGCTCGACCCAGCAGGCAAACAACTTTACTTTGTGGCAAACAATGAATTAGTTTGTTACCATGCTTGGACTCGAAAGGAGCTGTGGCGAACCGAAATGCCCCGCGACATGCTCACCTCTTTCCCCGTCGCCGACAGAAAAAGAGTCTATTTCGCGTGTGAAGACGGAAAAGTTTACGCTGTTGATAAAAACAATGGCAACATCCTTTGGTCAACTCATGTATCGGGAACCCCCAGCAGGATTTATGACGACGGCCAGTCGCTTCATGTAATAGGCGGCAGCGACGGGATATGGCACATCTTGGACAAGGATACTGGAATTGAAACCTTCCAGACAGAATCGCCAAATCGCGTCAACTACCCGAGTATTTTTTTCCGACGTGCGTTTTCAGTTTGTCCAGACAAAAACGCCGCGATTTGTACCGATGGAAAAGATTTTTTTTATTATCAGTGGTGA
- a CDS encoding MoxR family ATPase, translating to MAKYIPSPAQQYALDAAIEMNQPLLITGEPGTGKTEMAEWALDYLNQKNNNTYWPEVLRFNTKTISKATDLFYTYDALSHFQAANMRGEQAASVEQFITLNAFGKAVAYSDPARTELAEKFGLVMPQTPMNSVVLIDEVDKAPRDFTNDLLDEILHYRFAIREIPGFEAQKAPGSNIVVILTSNSEKNLPDAFLRRCAFFHIEFPKGQLLRDIVELHLGKITPETKKGYDQLLTFFEKAREKSVRKAPATAELVAWLRILGLKGYLTSNNADERRKLLEHNLLFLVKTKDDLDAVKELLKNTEL from the coding sequence ATGGCAAAATACATTCCAAGCCCCGCACAGCAGTATGCCCTCGATGCAGCCATTGAAATGAACCAGCCCTTGCTCATCACCGGAGAACCCGGCACCGGCAAAACCGAAATGGCCGAGTGGGCGCTGGATTACCTGAACCAAAAAAACAACAATACCTACTGGCCCGAAGTGCTGCGCTTCAACACCAAAACCATTTCCAAAGCAACCGACCTGTTCTACACCTACGATGCGCTCTCGCATTTTCAGGCAGCCAACATGCGGGGCGAGCAAGCCGCGTCGGTAGAGCAGTTCATCACGCTCAACGCATTCGGCAAAGCGGTGGCCTACTCTGACCCCGCGCGCACGGAACTGGCCGAAAAATTCGGGTTGGTCATGCCCCAAACACCCATGAACTCCGTCGTGCTGATTGACGAAGTGGACAAAGCCCCCCGCGACTTCACCAACGACCTGCTGGACGAAATCCTCCACTACCGCTTCGCCATCCGCGAAATCCCCGGCTTCGAGGCGCAAAAAGCACCCGGCAGCAATATCGTGGTCATCCTGACCTCCAATTCGGAAAAAAACCTGCCCGACGCCTTCCTGCGCCGCTGTGCTTTTTTCCACATCGAGTTCCCCAAAGGACAGTTGCTGCGCGACATCGTGGAGTTGCATTTGGGCAAAATCACCCCCGAAACCAAAAAAGGCTACGACCAATTGTTGACCTTTTTTGAAAAAGCGCGGGAAAAGTCGGTACGCAAAGCGCCCGCCACCGCAGAGTTGGTGGCATGGCTGCGCATCCTCGGACTGAAAGGCTACCTGACATCCAACAATGCGGACGAACGCCGCAAACTGCTCGAACACAACCTCTTGTTTTTGGTGAAAACCAAAGACGACCTCGATGCCGTGAAGGAATTGTTGAAAAACACCGAACTGTAA
- a CDS encoding SUMF1/EgtB/PvdO family nonheme iron enzyme produces the protein MAPTAVLRGGSWNNNESNCRPASRNRNQRNNRNNNNGFRLARTAQNHGQYTKHFARDWDYGSARLR, from the coding sequence ATGGCGCCCACCGCCGTGTTGCGCGGCGGCTCGTGGAACAACAATGAATCGAATTGTCGCCCGGCCTCTCGCAACAGGAATCAACGGAACAACAGGAACAACAACAACGGGTTCCGCTTGGCCAGAACTGCTCAGAATCACGGCCAGTACACAAAGCATTTTGCACGGGATTGGGACTACGGTTCCGCCCGGCTGAGATGA
- the clpB gene encoding ATP-dependent chaperone ClpB, translated as MTYDNFTIKAQEAILQAQQIAAGYEQQSVDTAHLLKGMLEVDDSVTDFLLKKTGVSLSRFEQDLDKLVWETPKVQGADKQYLTNEANKAVAAAKAMLKDFGDEYISLELLLLGIAKGNDKTARLLRENGATLETLTAAVKELRKGRKVTDQTTEQVYNALQKYAINLTELAESGKLDPVIGRDEEIRRVLHILSRRKKNNPVIIGDPGVGKTAIVEGIAWRIVRHDIPETLAGKKIFSLDMAALIAGAKYKGEFEERLKAVIKEVIDSNEQVILFIDEIHTLVGAGGGQGAMDAANILKPALARGELRTIGATTLDEYQKYFESDKALERRFQSVYVDEPSMEDTISILRGLREKYENYHKVQILDEAVVSAAELSHRYISERKLPDKAIDLIDEAAAKLRLELDSVPEAVDKLDRQLRQLEIEREAIKREKDERKLEAMNKQIQDVQEKLDGLRAKWQSEKEIVEAIQNCKQKLEELHLQYQRAEREGNLEVASRIKYQDIPAQEAMLKAAEEKLAELAPENRMTTQTVTSNDIAEVVARWTGIPVAKMLKGEKERLLHLEAEMHKRVIGQDEAVEAVADAIRRSRAGLSDPDKPIGSFIFCGPTGVGKTELAKALADVLFDDEKAITRIDMSEYQEKHSVSRLVGAPPGYVGYDEGGQLTEAVRRRPYSIVLLDEIEKAHPDTFNILLQVLDDGRLTDNKGRTANFKNTIIIMTSNLASDQIREAFEDYDEMPDKRKHEVFEAAKAAVMDALKMNLRPEFLNRIDEVVVFHPLLKDQMAQILDILLKNVRKMLAKQELQIELTQSAAQTLVDNGFDPQYGARPLKRTLQRDLINELAKHLLAGDYVKGDTVLIDADGAGLLFGRKSQMNGKEVVTKKLEEV; from the coding sequence ATGACCTACGATAATTTCACCATCAAAGCCCAAGAGGCCATACTTCAAGCCCAGCAAATCGCCGCCGGCTACGAGCAACAAAGCGTGGACACCGCCCATCTGCTCAAGGGTATGCTGGAAGTGGACGACTCCGTCACCGATTTTTTATTGAAAAAAACCGGTGTCAGTCTCTCCCGCTTCGAGCAAGACCTCGACAAACTTGTGTGGGAAACCCCCAAAGTGCAGGGCGCCGACAAGCAGTACCTCACCAACGAGGCCAACAAAGCTGTCGCCGCCGCCAAAGCCATGCTCAAAGACTTCGGCGACGAGTACATCTCCCTCGAACTCCTGCTGCTCGGCATCGCCAAAGGCAACGACAAAACCGCCCGCCTGCTCCGCGAAAACGGCGCGACACTCGAAACCCTCACCGCCGCCGTCAAGGAACTCCGCAAAGGCCGCAAAGTGACCGACCAAACCACCGAGCAAGTCTATAATGCCCTCCAGAAATACGCCATCAACCTCACCGAACTGGCCGAATCGGGCAAACTCGACCCCGTCATCGGGCGCGATGAGGAGATTCGCCGCGTGCTGCACATCCTCAGCCGTCGCAAGAAAAACAACCCGGTCATCATCGGCGACCCCGGCGTGGGCAAAACCGCCATCGTCGAGGGCATCGCTTGGCGCATCGTCCGCCACGACATCCCCGAAACCCTCGCGGGCAAAAAGATATTCAGCCTCGACATGGCCGCCCTCATCGCTGGCGCGAAGTACAAAGGCGAATTTGAAGAGCGCCTGAAAGCCGTCATCAAAGAGGTCATTGACAGCAATGAGCAGGTCATTTTGTTTATTGACGAAATCCATACCCTCGTCGGAGCGGGCGGCGGGCAAGGCGCGATGGACGCTGCCAACATCCTGAAACCCGCCCTCGCGCGTGGCGAGCTCCGCACCATCGGCGCCACCACGCTCGACGAATACCAAAAATACTTCGAGAGCGACAAGGCCCTTGAGCGGCGTTTCCAGTCCGTCTATGTGGACGAGCCAAGCATGGAAGACACGATTTCCATCCTGCGCGGCCTGCGCGAGAAATATGAGAACTACCACAAAGTGCAAATTCTCGATGAGGCCGTCGTGTCTGCCGCCGAACTCTCCCACCGCTACATTTCCGAAAGAAAACTGCCGGACAAAGCGATTGACCTCATAGACGAAGCTGCCGCCAAACTCCGCCTCGAACTCGACTCCGTGCCGGAAGCGGTGGACAAACTTGACCGCCAATTGCGCCAGTTGGAGATAGAGCGCGAGGCCATCAAGCGCGAAAAAGATGAGCGCAAGCTGGAGGCGATGAACAAGCAAATCCAAGACGTGCAGGAAAAACTCGACGGCCTGCGGGCAAAATGGCAGTCGGAAAAAGAAATCGTGGAGGCCATTCAGAATTGCAAACAGAAGTTGGAGGAACTACACCTGCAATATCAACGCGCCGAGCGCGAAGGCAATCTGGAAGTCGCCAGCCGCATCAAATACCAAGACATCCCGGCGCAAGAAGCCATGCTCAAGGCCGCTGAGGAAAAACTCGCCGAACTCGCGCCCGAAAACCGCATGACCACCCAAACGGTCACCTCCAACGACATCGCCGAAGTGGTGGCACGCTGGACGGGCATCCCCGTCGCCAAGATGCTCAAAGGCGAAAAAGAACGCCTGCTCCACCTCGAAGCCGAAATGCACAAGCGCGTCATCGGTCAGGACGAAGCGGTGGAAGCCGTCGCCGATGCTATCCGCCGCAGCCGCGCAGGCCTCAGCGACCCCGACAAGCCCATCGGCTCCTTCATCTTCTGCGGCCCGACGGGCGTGGGCAAAACCGAACTCGCCAAAGCCCTCGCCGATGTCCTCTTCGACGACGAAAAAGCCATCACACGCATTGACATGAGCGAGTATCAGGAGAAACACAGCGTGTCGCGGCTCGTGGGCGCACCGCCCGGCTATGTCGGCTACGACGAAGGCGGCCAGCTTACCGAAGCCGTGCGCCGTCGCCCCTACTCCATCGTGCTGCTGGATGAAATTGAAAAAGCCCACCCGGACACCTTCAACATACTCCTGCAAGTGCTCGACGATGGCCGCCTGACCGACAATAAAGGCCGCACGGCCAACTTCAAAAACACCATCATCATCATGACCTCCAACCTCGCCAGCGACCAAATCCGCGAGGCATTCGAGGACTACGACGAAATGCCCGACAAGCGCAAGCACGAGGTGTTCGAAGCTGCCAAGGCCGCTGTGATGGATGCCTTGAAAATGAATCTGCGACCCGAATTTCTCAACCGCATTGACGAGGTGGTGGTGTTCCACCCGCTGCTCAAGGACCAGATGGCGCAAATTCTCGACATCCTCCTGAAAAACGTCCGCAAGATGCTGGCCAAGCAGGAACTGCAAATCGAACTCACCCAAAGCGCCGCCCAGACGCTGGTGGACAATGGGTTCGACCCACAGTACGGAGCGCGCCCGCTCAAGCGCACGCTCCAGCGCGACCTCATCAACGAACTCGCCAAACACCTGCTCGCCGGCGACTATGTGAAAGGCGACACGGTGCTGATAGATGCCGATGGGGCAGGGCTGCTCTTCGGCAGAAAGTCCCAGATGAACGGGAAAGAGGTGGTGACGAAGAAGTTGGAGGAAGTGTAA
- a CDS encoding helix-turn-helix transcriptional regulator yields MPDFLYNKKLYYNPVEFALDRIGGAWKMPILWRLKDRVMRYGELKKDIPHVTHKMLTTQLRQLEEEGFVSRTVYPVVPPKVEYALTERGQRAIRVVEVIRDYGLELMKEFGVEG; encoded by the coding sequence ATGCCCGACTTTCTCTACAACAAAAAACTCTACTACAACCCGGTCGAGTTCGCGCTCGACCGCATCGGCGGCGCGTGGAAAATGCCCATCCTTTGGCGCTTGAAAGACCGTGTGATGCGCTACGGCGAATTGAAAAAAGACATCCCGCACGTCACGCACAAGATGCTGACGACGCAGTTGCGCCAGTTGGAAGAGGAAGGGTTCGTCAGCCGCACGGTCTATCCTGTGGTGCCGCCCAAAGTGGAATACGCCCTCACGGAGCGGGGGCAAAGGGCTATCCGGGTGGTGGAGGTGATTCGTGACTACGGGTTGGAGCTGATGAAGGAGTTTGGAGTGGAGGGATAG
- a CDS encoding DUF481 domain-containing protein, which produces MKRLKTWAAVVALSCFCQAALAQINESDTLLLQYASAVGGSWQTGNLDALAFRAKAEASLAPAPFWAFKTQNSYRYQEFFDRKADEDIYSRNFLYGWQQRRVYPFAMLFVSTNFRRKINFRHFEGAGATWQVVRQPQHTVKISLSAVYELTRFADDAYNYSEYDGSPNIQTWRATTWIFGKHALANNHLRLHYEAFVQPSLQRANNFRWQAEIGLEWPIWKGLSFSANYIFAHENIVVSTVKPNDRLLTFGIAYNGKVKSTP; this is translated from the coding sequence ATGAAACGGTTGAAAACATGGGCGGCGGTCGTGGCATTGAGCTGCTTTTGTCAGGCCGCCCTTGCCCAAATCAACGAGAGCGACACCCTGCTGCTGCAATACGCCAGCGCCGTGGGGGGGAGCTGGCAGACGGGCAACCTCGATGCGCTGGCCTTTCGCGCCAAAGCCGAGGCCAGCCTGGCGCCAGCCCCCTTCTGGGCCTTCAAGACGCAGAACTCGTACCGCTATCAGGAATTTTTCGACCGCAAGGCCGACGAGGATATTTATAGCCGCAACTTCCTCTACGGCTGGCAGCAGCGCCGGGTCTATCCCTTCGCCATGTTGTTCGTCTCCACCAATTTTCGGCGGAAAATCAACTTTCGGCACTTCGAGGGCGCGGGCGCGACGTGGCAGGTCGTCAGGCAGCCGCAGCACACGGTGAAAATCTCGCTATCGGCGGTGTACGAGCTCACCCGCTTCGCCGACGATGCCTACAACTATTCGGAATACGACGGTTCGCCCAATATTCAAACTTGGCGTGCCACGACTTGGATTTTTGGCAAACACGCGCTGGCAAACAATCACCTGCGACTCCACTACGAAGCCTTCGTGCAGCCCTCGCTCCAACGCGCCAACAACTTTCGCTGGCAGGCCGAAATCGGCCTCGAATGGCCCATCTGGAAAGGCCTTAGTTTTTCGGCCAACTACATCTTCGCGCACGAAAACATCGTGGTCAGCACCGTAAAACCCAATGACCGCCTGCTGACATTTGGCATCGCTTACAATGGGAAAGTAAAGTCAACACCATGA